Proteins found in one Muntiacus reevesi chromosome 2, mMunRee1.1, whole genome shotgun sequence genomic segment:
- the LOC136159457 gene encoding neuroendocrine secretory protein 55: MDRRSRLQPGRRVRHNYNDLCPPIGRRAATALLWLSCSIALLRALATSSTRAQQRAAAQRRSFLNAHHRTPAQVFPEPPESDHEDIDLEPSLPECPEYQEEEFDYESETESESVIESETEFETESDTAPTTEPETEPEDEPGPVVPRRPTFHQSLTERLSALRLRSPDASPARAPPSTQESESPRQGEEPEDNDPRDPEESEEPKEEEKQQQRRCKPKKPTRRDPSPESPSKRGPIPIRRH, encoded by the coding sequence ATGGATCGTAGATCCCGACTTCAGCCAGGGCGCCGAGTTCGCCACAATTACAACGATCTGTGCCCACCCATAGGCCGCCGGGCAGCCACCGCGCTCCTCTGGCTCTCCTGCTCCATCGCGCTCCTCCGCGCCCTTGCCACCTCCAGCACCCGCGCCCAGCAGCGCGCGGCTGCCCAGCGCCGGAGCTTCCTAAACGCCCACCACCGCACTCCCGCCCAGGTATTTCCCGAGCCCCCTGAATCTGACCACGAGGACATAGACCTCGAGCCCTCCCTCCCCGAGTGCCCAGAGTACCAGGAAGAAGAGTTCGACTACGAATCCGAGACCGAGTCCGAGTCTGTAATCGAGTCCGAGACCGAATTCGAGACCGAGTCTGACACCGCCCCCACCACTGAGCCGGAGACCGAGCCCGAGGACGAGCCGGGCCCCGTGGTGCCCAGGCGCCCCACCTTCCACCAATCTCTCACCGAGCGCCTCAGCGCCCTGAGGCTGCGGAGCCCCGACGCCTCCCCGGCTCGTGCGCCGCCCAGCACTCAGGAGTCTGAGAGCCCCCGACAGGGGGAGGAGCCCGAGGACAACGATCCGAGGGACCCCGAAGAGTCTGAGGAgccaaaggaggaggagaagcagcagcagcgccGCTGCAAGCCGAAGAAGCCCACCCGCCGCGACCCATCCCCGGAGTCCCCTTCCAAAAGGGGGCCCATCCCCATCCGGCGTCACTAA